In Paenibacillus durus, the DNA window GGACTCGTTTGTGTATTTGAAAACGTCGAAGTCGCTGTATTCGGCCGACCCTGGAATCATGAGGTCTTGAAACTGTTGCAGCAAGCTCTATTTAAAGACTCTGCAATACGATCCGGCAGATGAACGATTCACTGAATATGGAGCGCTTCCCTATACTGCACATACTCCGCCTTTCAATTCCCGCGAGCCGTCGCCGGTACGTTTAACCACTTATGTCATCACTGCTTTCTAACATAGCGTATAGGCCGCCGAGCAACACCATTTCTTTTAAATATGATGGAAAAATTTTTTCTTAACCGGTATCCAAACTTCGCTTTTAAAATGAGGTGATGCTACATCCTTATTCTCGTTCCAGAGAATTTCCGGTCCTTCACTTAGTTCATAATCCGAAGTCGGAAACCATTCGGAGTAGATGCGTCCCCAAACCTCCTGAAGCGCACTCGGAAAAGAGCCGACGACTGTAAATACTGCCCATATGGAGGCTGGTACATCTAGTTTCTCAAGGCCATCGGGAACATCTTTAGTCGTAGCCGCGCCGATGTAATGATCAAGTTCCCCTCTCTCCTCCATTCGTCCTTCACTGAAATTTGCTGAAGCACTGATAAGTCCTGAGGGCTGAACATTCGACAAGCTCTTAATTGTTTCAATCCATTCTGGCGTTAGACTTTCATACATCGAAGAAATCTCTGGATTTACCCCATGAAATATTATGGGTACTCTTTTTTTGATCCCCACGATACGAAAAGCTTCTTTGTCTTCAATGCGGTAGTTCACTTCACTTCCTCCTCTAATGGTTAACTGAAATGTCATCCGTGGGAAGGCGATGAGTGATTGACCATGAGTACGAGCTTCTGAAGGAGTTACTCCATGCATGCCCTGGAATGCTCTGGTGAAGGAGTCCGGAGAAGCATATCCGTATTTCAGCGCAACATCGATGACTTTGCTTTCACTCTGACTAAGCTCTAATGCTGCTTGGGTCAGACGCCTGCGCCGAATATACTCCGACAGGGTAATGCCTGATAGGAATGAGAATATGCGTGTAAAATGGTATTCCGAACAGCAGGCAATTCTCGCGGCCTCCTTATAATCTATAGAGTTCGTCAGGTTCTCCTCAATATAGCCCAAAGCCATGTTTAGTCGAGCCAGCATATCCATCAGCTTACCTCCCCCGTTACTCACAGCATAGCAAAAGTGGTTTTTCCTCTCCCGACAATTCTTGCACCATCTTGTAGGATTGTTTTTGAATTATTGTCGAAAACAAAAATCCAAAACCTTCATCATCCAATAGATCCTGCCACCAGCCTGCCACCTTCACCGGATCGTTCCGAAACACACCGCATCGCATTCATAGAAGCCTTGCTGCTGTATCCGCAAAGTCTCCTGCGCAATTTCCTTTCGGTCCATTTCAATCCCCTTCTTTCTGCAGTAACTCGTCCCGCGCTTCGGTTAGTGCGAAACCGAGCAGGTTTCTGCCCCGCCATTTCATCGGATTCTCCGCGTCCGGATGGGCTTGCCCCATGCCGATACCCCAAATTCGGTCCCGCGGGCTGGCTTCTACCAGAATCCTGTTCTTCGTCGACCTCAGATAATCTCCTAACCGCGGATTTTGGGAAAATTTAGCCAAGCTTCCTCGCTTAACGATCCCGTAGCATTGGCTCTCCCATACGTCTTTATCGAAGTTACTCACCGTACGCCCGAAAGCCTTCATCTCCATGGGATGCTTGGCCTTCAAGATGGCAGCCAGCATCTCGTCATCCTTGAATAGGCGCGCCTTCTCCGCCATCATGTACTGCTCAGCACAAGAGTACTCTGTTCCATCTATCACGAATGGGCACATCCACCACTGACTGAAGCAGCTTTTATCCACGCTTCCGTCGCTGGACGGCGTATGGCCCCAGAAGAACACGAACTCGAACGTCTTTCCGGCGTTATACGCTTGTCGTAAATCCTCGATTTCGTAAATCATCGGTAATCCTCCATATTTCTTCGATATAAACGGGATGGGCGATGGCCCGCATTTTCGGTGTAATGATCCGTTTCCACGACGAGATCGGCCACTTTGCGCCGGAAGGCGGCCTTCAGCAGCTCTTTATCCAGAATGACCTCGTAAACCTGCTGCAGCTCCGTTAAGGTAAACAGCTTCGGCATCAGGTTGAGTGCTATATCGGTATAATTCACCTTGCCACGCAAACGTTCGATGGCGTAGGCGATAATCTTCGCATGATCGAATGCCAACCCGTCGTTGGACACGATGGAATAAGACGTGGCTGTCGAGGTTTGCTTCGCCGTCACCGTCCGTTCCACAACCGCAGCGAGTTCCTCCTCATGTGAGTACAGACTCAGCTCATACTGCTGCGTCTTGACGTATCCGTCCCCGGTCAGCTCCTTGCCCTCCCGCAGCAGCCGGTGGGATACCTTGAACCAGGCGGCATCGGCAGCGTCATCTCCGGCCTTCAGTTCAATCTGGCTGCCGGCCACCAGAGCCATATAGCTGCAGCTCATGACCCAGGTACGGGGATCGCGCCCAATGTCGCTGAACGTATACAGCTGCTCCAGATATACGTCGTCCACTCCGGTTTCCTCCCCAAGCTCCCTCGCAGCGGCCTGTTCTGTCGTCTCGTTCAGCCGAACGAAGCCACCTGGCAGCGCCCAATTCCCGAGATAGGGATGCCCTCCTCGCCGAATGAGCAGAATCCTCAGCTCCTTTTCCGGAAGCTTGCGGTAATTGTCCTCAACCGCCTCCGTGACGGTGAAAATAACCATGTCCGCTGCCACCGAAGGTCTCTCGTAATCTCCCGCCCGATACTGCTCCATAAATTCGCGTTCCGTTAGTCCGTTATGATCGAGCATATCCACAATACTCCCCCCTTTTTCCCATTTATCATTCTCCGAAATAGTTGTCGTATGGCTTGAACCCGGCCAATACCTCGTCTACTTTACGCATCCGTTCCTCAAGGCTCCCCCTTAGCGTGATGAAGGGAATCCGGCGTTCCCTCAAATCCGCGATAATCTTTTGATGGAAAACAAGCCGCTTCTGCTCCCCGCTGCGGTCCCACGTATCATCATAGGGAATATCATCGTCGC includes these proteins:
- a CDS encoding AraC family transcriptional regulator, coding for MDMLARLNMALGYIEENLTNSIDYKEAARIACCSEYHFTRIFSFLSGITLSEYIRRRRLTQAALELSQSESKVIDVALKYGYASPDSFTRAFQGMHGVTPSEARTHGQSLIAFPRMTFQLTIRGGSEVNYRIEDKEAFRIVGIKKRVPIIFHGVNPEISSMYESLTPEWIETIKSLSNVQPSGLISASANFSEGRMEERGELDHYIGAATTKDVPDGLEKLDVPASIWAVFTVVGSFPSALQEVWGRIYSEWFPTSDYELSEGPEILWNENKDVASPHFKSEVWIPVKKKFFHHI
- a CDS encoding NADAR family protein — encoded protein: MIYEIEDLRQAYNAGKTFEFVFFWGHTPSSDGSVDKSCFSQWWMCPFVIDGTEYSCAEQYMMAEKARLFKDDEMLAAILKAKHPMEMKAFGRTVSNFDKDVWESQCYGIVKRGSLAKFSQNPRLGDYLRSTKNRILVEASPRDRIWGIGMGQAHPDAENPMKWRGRNLLGFALTEARDELLQKEGD
- a CDS encoding NUDIX domain-containing protein → MDMLDHNGLTEREFMEQYRAGDYERPSVAADMVIFTVTEAVEDNYRKLPEKELRILLIRRGGHPYLGNWALPGGFVRLNETTEQAAARELGEETGVDDVYLEQLYTFSDIGRDPRTWVMSCSYMALVAGSQIELKAGDDAADAAWFKVSHRLLREGKELTGDGYVKTQQYELSLYSHEEELAAVVERTVTAKQTSTATSYSIVSNDGLAFDHAKIIAYAIERLRGKVNYTDIALNLMPKLFTLTELQQVYEVILDKELLKAAFRRKVADLVVETDHYTENAGHRPSRLYRRNMEDYR